Proteins from a genomic interval of Symmachiella macrocystis:
- a CDS encoding glutamine--tRNA ligase/YqeY domain fusion protein: MAADNTETVSDFVREKVAEDCRTGKFDGRVVTRFPPEPNGYLHIGHAKSICLNFGIAQEFPDGVCHLRLDDTDPEKESVEFVEAIKSDVRWLGFDWGEHEYYASNYFEQLYEFAVQLIKADKAYVCDLSADQMREYRGTLTEPGKPSPGRSRSVEENLDLFERMRAGEFPDGAYVLRAKIDLASPNMNLRDPTIYRIRHVNHYRAGDKWCVYPLYDFTHGQSDSIERITHSICTLEFEDHRPLYNWFLDALEIYHPEQTEFARLNLTFTVMSKRKLLELVEGGFVNGWDDPRMPTVVGLRRRGYTPAALRAFCKKIGVTKFDGTTDFALLEHCLRDDLNKTSQRVMAVLDPLKVVITNYPEGQVEEMDAVNNPEDESAGSRKVPFSRELYIERDDFMEDPPKKFFRLAPGREVRMRYAFYITCEEVIKDEATGEIVELRCTYDPETRGGSAPDGRKVKATLHWVSAEKGVPAEVRLYDHLFSLPDPSDVEEGVDYKTNLNPNSLEVASKAIVEPSVATLEPGTRVQFERLGYFCIDAKDSKPDALVINRTVTLRDAWAKIAKQGGGQGKGKGKGQGKNKGKK; the protein is encoded by the coding sequence ATGGCTGCCGATAATACTGAAACAGTTTCTGACTTTGTCCGCGAGAAAGTCGCCGAGGATTGTCGCACCGGCAAATTCGACGGCCGCGTCGTCACCCGGTTTCCTCCCGAGCCGAACGGCTATTTGCATATCGGCCACGCCAAATCGATTTGCCTGAACTTTGGTATCGCCCAGGAGTTCCCCGACGGCGTCTGTCACTTGCGTTTGGACGACACCGACCCGGAGAAGGAAAGTGTCGAATTCGTCGAAGCGATCAAATCCGACGTCCGCTGGCTCGGTTTTGATTGGGGCGAGCACGAATACTATGCCTCGAATTACTTTGAGCAACTCTACGAGTTCGCGGTGCAATTGATCAAAGCTGATAAGGCCTACGTCTGCGATTTGAGCGCCGATCAGATGCGGGAATACCGAGGCACGCTGACTGAACCGGGCAAGCCATCGCCGGGCCGCTCGCGGTCGGTGGAAGAAAACCTGGATCTGTTTGAGCGGATGCGAGCGGGCGAATTTCCTGATGGGGCTTATGTGTTGCGGGCGAAAATCGATCTGGCCTCTCCCAACATGAACTTGCGTGACCCGACGATTTATCGCATTCGCCACGTAAATCACTACCGCGCCGGCGACAAGTGGTGTGTCTATCCGCTGTACGACTTTACGCACGGACAATCCGATTCAATCGAACGGATCACACATTCCATCTGCACGTTGGAATTCGAAGACCACCGCCCGCTCTACAATTGGTTTCTCGATGCGCTCGAGATCTACCATCCTGAGCAAACGGAATTCGCCCGTCTGAACCTGACCTTCACCGTGATGAGCAAACGGAAATTGCTCGAATTGGTCGAGGGGGGATTCGTGAATGGCTGGGACGATCCGCGGATGCCGACGGTTGTTGGCTTGCGTCGCCGCGGTTATACACCGGCGGCGCTGCGAGCGTTTTGCAAAAAAATCGGCGTCACCAAATTCGACGGCACGACCGATTTTGCCTTGCTCGAGCACTGTCTGCGCGACGATTTGAATAAGACGTCGCAACGGGTGATGGCGGTGCTCGATCCGCTCAAGGTTGTGATCACCAACTATCCCGAGGGGCAAGTCGAGGAGATGGACGCCGTCAATAACCCCGAAGATGAATCGGCCGGAAGCCGCAAGGTACCGTTTTCGCGCGAGCTGTACATCGAACGGGATGACTTTATGGAAGACCCGCCGAAAAAATTCTTCCGCCTCGCCCCCGGCCGAGAAGTCCGCATGCGGTATGCGTTCTACATCACCTGTGAGGAAGTCATCAAGGACGAAGCGACCGGCGAAATCGTTGAACTTCGCTGCACCTACGATCCCGAAACCCGCGGCGGATCTGCGCCTGACGGACGGAAGGTCAAAGCGACGCTGCATTGGGTCTCGGCCGAAAAAGGCGTGCCGGCGGAAGTTCGGTTGTACGACCATCTGTTTAGCCTCCCCGACCCCAGCGACGTGGAGGAGGGAGTGGATTACAAAACCAACCTCAACCCGAACTCCTTGGAAGTTGCGAGCAAAGCCATCGTCGAGCCCTCGGTCGCCACCTTAGAACCGGGCACCCGCGTGCAGTTCGAACGGCTGGGATATTTTTGCATCGATGCCAAGGACTCAAAACCGGACGCCCTGGTGATTAACCGCACGGTCACGCTGCGGGATGCCTGGGCCAAGATCGCCAAGCAGGGTGGCGGACAGGGAAAGGGCAAAGGTAAAGGCCAGGGTAAGAATAAAGGCAAGAAGTAA
- the gltX gene encoding glutamate--tRNA ligase, with protein sequence MSAVRTRFAPSPTGYMHIGGMRTALFNWLWARHNGGQFILRIDDTDQQRNMDAAIGPILRAFRWLGLDWDEGVEVGGPHGPYFQSQRGDLYQAAAARLLEQGLAYRCYSTPEEIAADRAAAEAEKRQYVHVRRSLELTDAQLQQYHEENRPYVVRFLMPRDEAIVIDDLIRGRVEFDPKLISDPVIMRTDQTPLYNFATVIDDSHAEISHVIRAEEHLSNTPIQLRIHEALGHTPPQFAHVPYVAAPGTKEKLSKRKLDKYRNNPQFKRLFERGDVILPKIGLGDSAGLDPVMVEYYERMGYLPDAMVNGLARLGWSLDDKTEIMSRKTIVDNFTLDRVIKSPAGLDPDKLLSYQAHWMGELSDEKKIEACLPYLTAAKAIEDPADDETREFVGRLIAAVADRLKVFSDILDYEEFFVADDALQYDEKAFAKRITKPEDAVNLLTKFQPILETVEPFDAANLETALKTFVEEQDTKIGRIIHALRIAVTGKPAGPGMFDCLELLGRERCVSRITLALSRV encoded by the coding sequence ATGTCCGCTGTCCGTACGCGTTTTGCTCCCAGTCCCACCGGTTATATGCATATTGGCGGCATGCGGACTGCCTTATTCAATTGGCTGTGGGCACGGCACAATGGGGGGCAATTCATTCTACGAATCGATGATACCGATCAGCAACGCAATATGGATGCGGCGATCGGGCCGATTCTCCGCGCGTTCCGCTGGTTGGGACTCGATTGGGACGAAGGGGTCGAAGTCGGCGGCCCACACGGTCCTTATTTCCAGTCCCAACGGGGCGACCTCTACCAAGCAGCTGCGGCACGACTGCTGGAACAGGGTTTGGCCTATCGTTGCTATTCCACCCCGGAAGAAATCGCCGCCGATCGCGCCGCTGCAGAGGCGGAGAAGCGGCAGTATGTGCATGTACGGCGGTCGTTGGAATTGACTGATGCACAGCTACAGCAATACCACGAAGAAAACCGGCCCTACGTCGTACGTTTTTTGATGCCCCGCGACGAGGCGATCGTCATCGACGACCTAATCCGTGGCCGCGTGGAGTTCGACCCGAAGCTAATTTCCGATCCGGTGATTATGCGGACCGATCAGACGCCGCTTTATAATTTTGCGACAGTGATTGACGATTCCCACGCAGAAATCTCGCACGTGATCCGCGCCGAAGAGCATCTTTCCAACACCCCGATTCAACTGCGAATTCACGAAGCGCTCGGCCACACCCCGCCGCAATTCGCCCACGTGCCCTATGTCGCTGCTCCAGGGACCAAAGAAAAACTCAGCAAACGCAAACTCGATAAATACCGCAACAATCCTCAGTTCAAACGCCTGTTCGAGCGGGGAGACGTGATCCTGCCGAAAATCGGTCTGGGCGACTCGGCTGGTCTCGACCCGGTGATGGTCGAGTATTACGAACGGATGGGCTATCTGCCCGACGCCATGGTCAACGGCCTCGCGCGGCTGGGGTGGTCGCTGGACGACAAAACGGAAATCATGTCGCGGAAAACAATCGTCGACAACTTCACGTTGGACCGCGTGATCAAATCCCCGGCGGGGTTGGATCCCGACAAATTGCTCAGTTATCAGGCGCACTGGATGGGCGAACTGTCGGACGAGAAAAAGATCGAGGCCTGTTTGCCGTATTTGACCGCTGCCAAGGCTATCGAGGACCCTGCCGACGACGAAACACGAGAATTTGTCGGCCGGTTGATCGCCGCGGTGGCGGACCGATTGAAGGTGTTCAGCGACATTCTGGATTATGAAGAGTTTTTCGTCGCTGACGACGCACTTCAGTACGATGAAAAAGCTTTTGCCAAGCGAATCACCAAGCCCGAGGACGCCGTAAACCTCTTGACAAAATTCCAGCCGATTTTGGAAACTGTGGAGCCGTTTGACGCAGCAAACTTAGAGACGGCGCTGAAGACGTTTGTCGAAGAACAGGACACAAAGATCGGCCGGATCATCCATGCACTGCGGATCGCTGTCACCGGCAAGCCGGCCGGTCCGGGGATGTTTGATTGTTTGGAACTGCTGGGCCGCGAGCGGTGCGTGTCACGGATTACATTGGCGCTGTCTCGCGTTTAA
- a CDS encoding glutaredoxin family protein, with protein MKRYVQPTPEFPIQVSTNEAIRRRIRRYFWLIAVAATVLCAGSSDLPAQPARQLQCFPLDFFYDSGVDEAAELRAALEEFAAKRMGLRIYFRDLHENEKTQEKAAKIAKYFGVAEMKLPAIYGLNNLLAELSSKEQQQNRLERVLTLTAYVRSGCPHCMAAKEFLGKYGSRYPALKIVYREVVSDQTARDEMDSVIRRYKQQAASLPVVHYCNKLTIGFDRDETTGRQILKTLDYWSKACPGPQNRSTVDRAGRKVSASRFSSTRSSMAASVVLFGLLFADPDPPATTSSETDEDPVELPLPGEAPVPASQSDAPPIPSSDLPSVPSGDVPPVAGNDLPLPGDDAPPPFPSASDDAPLDLPIEPLDDDSVDLPFFGRVRASEVGMPAFTIFVGLVDGFNPCAMWVLLFLLSVLVHLKSRSRMFAIAGVFVLISGIAYFAFMAAWLNIFMFLGYLRGVQIALGVLAIVVGSIHVKDFFAFKKGISLSIPESAKPGIYERTRRIVTAETMWAAMAGAVVLAVLVNIVELLCTAGLPALYTNVLMMQEYPAAKNYAYLALYNVAYMFDDSLMVLIAVITLGHRKLQEKEGRWLKLVSGALILALGVVMIFKPEWLV; from the coding sequence ATGAAACGATACGTGCAGCCGACCCCCGAGTTTCCAATCCAAGTGTCTACAAACGAGGCGATACGGCGGCGTATCCGGCGCTACTTCTGGTTAATCGCTGTGGCTGCAACTGTACTCTGCGCAGGAAGCAGCGACTTACCTGCGCAACCTGCGCGGCAGCTGCAGTGTTTTCCGCTGGACTTTTTCTATGATTCCGGCGTGGACGAGGCTGCTGAACTCCGGGCCGCTCTTGAGGAGTTTGCTGCAAAGCGTATGGGTCTCCGCATCTATTTCCGCGACCTGCATGAAAACGAAAAAACGCAAGAAAAAGCTGCGAAGATCGCGAAGTATTTCGGCGTAGCGGAGATGAAGTTGCCGGCCATCTATGGGTTAAATAACCTTCTCGCAGAATTGTCGTCCAAAGAGCAACAACAAAACCGTTTGGAACGAGTCCTGACTCTCACGGCTTATGTGCGGAGCGGTTGTCCCCACTGCATGGCGGCAAAAGAGTTTTTGGGCAAGTATGGTTCCCGCTACCCGGCACTCAAGATTGTCTATCGGGAAGTCGTCTCCGATCAGACGGCACGAGATGAGATGGACTCGGTGATTCGCCGCTACAAGCAACAGGCGGCGAGTCTGCCGGTCGTGCATTATTGCAACAAGCTGACAATCGGGTTTGATCGCGATGAGACCACAGGACGGCAAATCCTAAAGACGTTGGATTACTGGTCCAAGGCTTGTCCAGGACCCCAAAATAGGTCCACAGTCGATCGAGCTGGCCGGAAAGTCTCGGCATCCCGATTTTCATCAACGAGATCGTCGATGGCGGCTTCAGTTGTTTTGTTCGGCTTACTGTTTGCCGATCCTGATCCGCCCGCAACCACATCCTCAGAGACGGATGAAGATCCGGTGGAATTGCCATTACCGGGTGAAGCACCGGTCCCTGCGTCGCAGTCGGATGCTCCTCCGATTCCCTCTTCTGATCTCCCGTCTGTGCCTTCAGGTGATGTGCCGCCTGTGGCAGGTAACGATCTCCCCCTGCCAGGTGACGACGCACCACCGCCGTTTCCTTCCGCAAGTGACGATGCGCCTTTGGATCTACCCATCGAACCGCTCGATGACGATTCAGTGGACCTACCTTTTTTCGGTCGAGTGCGTGCCTCTGAAGTTGGCATGCCTGCCTTTACAATATTCGTCGGTTTGGTCGATGGCTTTAACCCGTGTGCGATGTGGGTCCTACTGTTTTTGCTGTCGGTGTTGGTGCATCTGAAAAGCCGCAGCCGCATGTTCGCTATTGCGGGCGTGTTCGTATTGATCAGCGGGATTGCCTATTTTGCATTCATGGCGGCCTGGCTCAACATATTTATGTTCCTGGGCTATTTGAGGGGGGTGCAGATCGCGCTGGGCGTGCTGGCTATTGTTGTCGGCAGCATTCATGTCAAGGATTTTTTCGCGTTCAAGAAGGGAATCTCGCTCTCGATTCCTGAATCTGCCAAGCCCGGAATCTACGAACGGACGCGTCGGATTGTGACAGCTGAGACTATGTGGGCTGCAATGGCCGGTGCTGTTGTATTGGCGGTGCTCGTCAACATCGTGGAGCTGTTGTGCACCGCCGGACTGCCGGCGCTCTACACCAACGTCCTCATGATGCAGGAATATCCCGCCGCAAAAAACTACGCCTATCTTGCTCTGTACAACGTGGCCTATATGTTCGATGACAGCCTGATGGTCTTGATCGCGGTAATCACCCTGGGACACCGCAAGCTACAAGAGAAAGAAGGGCGATGGTTGAAACTCGTCAGCGGGGCACTGATTCTCGCTCTGGGCGTTGTGATGATCTTCAAGCCGGAATGGCTGGTTTAG